A single Musa acuminata AAA Group cultivar baxijiao chromosome BXJ2-1, Cavendish_Baxijiao_AAA, whole genome shotgun sequence DNA region contains:
- the LOC135598533 gene encoding protein DWARF AND LOW-TILLERING-like has translation MATPMGTPVHRLVAYFTESLALRVARLYPHIFTINAPPRRLIDASEEDDATALRLLDLISPIPKFLHFTLNEMLLKAFEGRDRVHVIDLDIKQGLQWPSLLQSLASRPRPPSHVRITGVGESRPDLHATGVRLARIAESLHLPFEFHPVVDRFEDLRLWMLHVKREECVAVSCSLMMHRALHDESGKAFMDLLGLIRSTNPATVVMAEQEAEHNEPDWGRRLARSLNHYAAIFDSLDDALPQDSHARIKVEELFAKEIRNIVACEGDERIERHESFQGWRRRMTQEGGFTCLGIGEREMLQSRMILRMYSCDKYSIDVEGEGHGLTLKWLDQPLYTVSAWVPVDVAGSSSAHLSQI, from the coding sequence ATGGCCACTCCGATGGGCACCCCTGTTCATCGCTTGGTCGCCTACTTCACCGAGTCCTTGGCGCTCCGGGTCGCAAGGCTCTATCCTCACATCTTCACCATCAATGCTCCTCCGAGGCGCCTCATCGACGCCAGTGAGGAAGACGACGCCACAGCGCTGCGGCTCCTCGATCTCATCAGCCCCATCCCCAAATTCCTCCACTTCACGCTGAATGAGATGCTGCTGAAGGCATTCGAAGGTAGGGACAGAGTGCACGTCATAGACTTGGACATCAAGCAAGGTCTCCAGTGGCCGAGCTTACTCCAGAGCTTAGCTTCCAGGCCTCGTCCTCCCAGCCACGTGCGGATCACCGGCGTCGGCGAGTCCAGACCCGACCTCCACGCCACCGGAGTCAGGCTCGCCAGGATCGCAGAGTCGTTGCACCTCCCATTCGAGTTCCACCCGGTGGTGGACAGGTTCGAGGATCTCAGGCTCTGGATGCTTCATGTGAAGAGGGAGGAGTGCGTGGCCGTGAGCTGCAGCCTAATGATGCACAGGGCGCTGCACGATGAGAGCGGAAAGGCTTTCATGGATTTGCTGGGTCTGATAAGGAGCACGAACCCAGCGACTGTGGTAATGGCGGAACAGGAAGCAGAGCACAACGAACCAGACTGGGGGAGGAGGTTAGCGAGATCACTCAACCACTACGCAGCCATCTTCGATTCTTTGGATGATGCTCTCCCTCAGGACAGCCATGCCAGGATCAAGGTGGAGGAGTTgttcgccaaggagatcagaaacaTAGTTGCTTGTGAAGGAGACGAGAGGATCGAAAGGCACGAGAGTTTCCaggggtggaggaggaggatgacgcAGGAAGGTGGGTTTACATGCTTAGGCATCGGAGAAAGGGAGATGCTTCAGAGTCGTATGATACTGAGGATGTATTCCTGCGACAAGTACAGCATAGATGTGGAAGGGGAAGGCCATGGACTCACTCTCAAGTGGTTGGATCAGCCTCTGTACACAGTCTCTGCATGGGTTCCTGTGGATGTTGCCGGCAGCTCCTCTGCACATCTCAGCCAAATCTGA
- the LOC135598532 gene encoding probable transcriptional regulator SLK2 isoform X1, which produces MTGNGRSGLGPVSGDMNPGVLNSTGNSSGPSVGASSLITDANSALSGPQLRRSTSINNESYMHLPASPMSFSSNNISGSSMMDGSVMQQSLHQEQACNKQGASSATSEAMVQEPLNSTNTSKKARLDLKKDGIMQQQVIQQLLLRPDPVLQGHQNPQLQAILQQQRLAQLHQQHLMQSLPQMQQSPITVQQQQQQRHHMRQHAVEAVAPVERYVDSVIGSRRLMQYLFHQRHRPAANSILYWRKFVTEYFAPLAKKRWCLSLYENIGNHALGVFPQSAKDAWQCELCGLKSGKGFEATFEVLPRLFQIKFDRGLIDDNLFLGIPRECHLPSGIIVLEYEKVVHESVYEHLRVAREGKLRVTFTPELKILCWDFCARRHEEFLPRRVLATQVNQLLQVAQKYQTTVNENGSAGVSHQDLQASCNMFIAAGCQLAKSMEPQSLNELGFSKRYVRYLQISEVVNSMKDLIDFSQEHRIGPIDSLKNYTSQATAKLQRQTLQDSGQLMAGAHSLPSDQSMLNKVMGIQSGLNNHMNNNLVARRVLNSNQPSVMALNNYHNLLRSSPNSNQSMLPQEQLGLIGGPKQVQPMQFQGSASSIQTNASVNISAQQQTPLDRRLPLQNNLHPSQVNQHLQQHVIQQMLQQVINNNRGGLQQSVGAPNANGLVAPEVPGGGITGVPVRMNPGSVGKGTEFLNMHGDMPNNSMGMVPSRSNSFKSVSSHPSISGNNLNSRADSTHNMDVPELGHIPKDFENGMFSGDPSDMGYGWKV; this is translated from the exons ATGACAGGGAATGGGCGCTCCGGACTCGGGCCTGTGTCTGGTGACATGAACCCTGGTGTTCTTAACAGCACCGGAAACTCCTCTGGACCAAGCGTTGGAGCGAGCTCCCTCATCACTGACGCCAACTCTGCTCTCTCTGGTCCGCAGTTGCGGCGCAGCACCAGCATCAACAACGAATCCTatatgcacctcccagcctcgcccaTGTCATTCTCGTCGAACAACATCTCAGGTTCTTCAATGATGGATGGCTCCGTCATGCAGCAAAGCCTTCATCAAGAGCAGGCGTGCAACAAGCAAGGGGCGTCGAGTGCCACATCTGAGGCGATGGTGCAGGAGCCTCTCAATTCAACTAATACTTCAAAGAAAGCCAGGCTTGATTTGAAGAAGGACGGTATCATGCAGCAGCAGGTGATCCAGCAACTGCTGCTGAGACCCGATCCGGTGCTGCAGGGGCATCAGAATCCTCAACTGCAGGCCATATTACAACAGCAGAGATTAGCACAACTTCATCAGCAGCACCTAATGCAATCTTTACCTCAGATGCAGCAATCACCAATCACCgttcagcagcaacaacaacagagGCACCATATGCGGCAGCACGCTGTAGAGGCAGTTGCCCCTGTAGAACGCTATGTTGATAGTGTGATAGGTTCTCGTCGGCTCATGCAGTACTTGTTTCATCAACGACATCGCCCAGCT GCTAATTCTATACTGTACTGGAGGAAATTTGTCACAGAGTATTTTGCCCCACTAGCTAAGAAAAGGTGGTGTTTATCATTGTATGAGAATATTGGCAACCATGCTCTTGGTGTTTTCCCACAGTCTGCTAAG GATGCGTGGCAGTGTGAACTATGTGGTTTGAAATCTGGAAAAGGATTTG AGGCTACTTTTGAAGTACTTCCTCGGCTTTTCCAAATTAAATTTGATCGTGGGCTTATTGATGACAATCTATTTCTCGGCATACCTCGTGAGTGTCATTTGCCTTCAGGAATTATTGTGCTGGAGTATGAAAAAGTGGTTCATGAAAGTGTTTATGAACATCTACGTGTTGCTCGTGAGGGAAAACTTCGAGTGACATTCACTCCAGAACTGAAG ATACTATGTTGGGATTTCTGTGCTCGGCGTCATGAAGAATTTCTTCCTCGAAGAGTGCTAGCAACTCAG GTTAATCAACTGTTGCAAGTTGCTCAGAAATATCAAACTACTGTGAATGAAAATGGATCTGCTGGAGTCTCCCATCAAGATCTGCAAGCAAGCTGCAACAT GTTCATAGCAGCAGGTTGTCAACTTGCAAAAAGTATGGAACCACAGTCATTGAATGAATTAGGGTTCTCCAAAAGATACGTACGGTACTTACAG ATATCTGAGGTGGTAAATAGCATGAAAGACTTAATTGATTTTAGCCAGGAGCATAGGATTGGACCAATCG ATAGCTTGAAGAACTACACAAGTCAGGCTACAGCAAAGCTCCAAAGACAAACTTTGCAGGATTCAGGGCAACTGATGGCGGGTGCTCACAGTCTGCCATCTGACCAGAGCATGCTGAATAAAGTCATGGGCATCCAGTCAGGCTTAAACAATCATATGAACAATAACTTGGTAGCTAGACGTGTTCTTAACAGCAACCAACCGAGTGTTATGGCACTGAACAATTACCATAACCTACTGAGAAGTTCTCCCAATTCGAATCAGAGTATGCTACCACAGGAACAATTGGGCCTTATCGGTGGTCCCAAACAGGTACAGCCTATGCAATTTCAAGGTTCTGCTTCATCCATTCAGACAAACGCCTCTGTTAACATTTCTGCACAGCAGCAAACTCCATTAGATCGTCGCTTGCCCTTGCAGAATAATCTGCATCCCTCCCAGGTGAACCAACACTTGCAGCAACATGTAATTCAACAAATGCTGCAACAAGTGATAAATAACAATAGGGGTGGACTGCAACAGTCTGTCGGTGCTCCCAATGCCAATGGTTTGGTAGCTCCAGAGGTACCTGGAGGTGGCATTACCGGCGTTCCAGTCAGAATGAACCCTGGGTCTGTTGGAAAAGGTACCGAGTTTCTCAATATGCACGGTGACATGCCTAATAATTCCATGGGAATGGTGCCAAGCAGAAGCAACAGTTTTAAATCTGTTTCCAGCCACCCTAGCATCAGCGGCAACAATCTTAATTCTAGAGCGGATTCGACACACAACATGGATGTGCCAGAACTCGGACACATTCCTAAAGACTTTGAGAACGGAATGTTCAGTGGTGATCCCAGTGACATGGGATATGGTTGGAAGGTTTAG
- the LOC135598534 gene encoding heat stress transcription factor B-2b-like — MGSPPLPPASEKADETTSAAAGHPEGQRPLPTPFLTKTYQLVDDPSVDDVVSWNEDGSTFVVWRPAEFARDLLPKYFKHNNFSSFVRQLNTYGFRKIVPDRWEFANDCFRRGEKRLLADIHRRKINPAAAAAAPIAVAVPINRAVSPANSGEEQVLSSNSSPGPQTPATTGSSGPTELREENERLRKENARLLRDLAQITNVCNQIAVLVSKYAADGGSGGGGGTTEVGAPPPILELMPATRVEKQEEEDADTAAAVEDGVIKVEEWTSEPRTPAGPSPKLFGVSIVGKRVREEEMDQDPTPAVKPDPFDPGPDPKEATSPERHQRSWVVYCPRPIRRSCNVPDNPTDRARDAS; from the exons ATGGGCTCTCCGCCCCTTCCTCCGGCGTCGGAGAAGGCCGATGAGACGACTTCAGCTGCGGCGGGGCACCCGGAGGGGCAGCGGCCGCTCCCGACGCCCTTCCTGACGAAGACGTACCAGCTGGTGGACGACCCGTCGGTGGACGACGTCGTCTCGTGGAACGAGGACGGATCGACGTTCGTGGTGTGGCGACCCGCCGAGTTCGCCCGCGACCTCCTCCCCAAGTACTTCAAGCACAACAATTTCTCCAGCTTTGTTCGCCAGCTCAACACCTAC GGGTTTCGGAAGATCGTGCCGGATCGATGGGAGTTCGCTAACGATTGTTTTCGGAGGGGAGAAAAGCGCCTCCTTGCCGACATCCACCGCCGCAAGATCAACccggcggcagccgcagccgcgccGATCGCGGTGGCTGTGCCGATTAATAGGGCTGTGTCGCCGGCGAACTCGGGGGAGGAGCAGGTCCTCTCCTCGAACTCCTCCCCTGGCCCACAGACGCCGGCCACCACCGGATCCAGCGGCCCAACGGAGCTGAGGGAGGAGAACGAGAGGCTGAGGAAGGAGAATGCGCGGCTCCTCCGGGACCTCGCCCAGATAACGAACGTGTGCAACCAAATCGCGGTCCTGGTTTCCAAGTACGCGGCCgatggcggcagcggcggcggcggcgggacgaccgaggtggGGGCTCCGCCGCCGATTCTGGAGCTGATGCCGGCAACACGGGTGGAGAAGCAGGAGGAAGAGGACGCGGACACCGCGGCGGCGGTTGAGGACGGGGTGATCAAGGTGGAGGAGTGGACGAGCGAGCCGCGGACGCCGGCGGGGCCGAGCCCCAAGCTGTTCGGGGTTTCGATTGTCGGGAAACGGGTGCGGGAGGAGGAGATGGACCAGGATCCGACGCCGGCTGTGAAGCCGGACCCTTTTGATCCGGGGCCGGACCCGAAGGAAGCGACCTCGCCAGAGCGCCACCAGCGGTCGTGGGTGGTGTACTGCCCTCGGCCGATACGAAGGTCGTGCAACGTGCCGGACAACCCGACGGATCGCGCACGTGATGCGAGCTGA
- the LOC135598530 gene encoding ARMADILLO BTB ARABIDOPSIS PROTEIN 1-like isoform X1, protein MQPHRWDQLQQRAMVEETEPIAAAVDDCEVAGSAEHWLSRARLLVPVALDKARSAKGFPGRWKSIASKLERVPPCLSDLSSHPCFARHPLCRELVQSVAATLSEAVELADRCRSDDGASVGKLQMQSDLDALSGKLDLSLRDCGLLVKIGVLGDAALPPPSATGAGPAETEFASWNLRELLARLQIGHAEAKHRALDGLLRAMREDEKSVMAVLGRSSVSALVHLMTATSLKVREKAATAVCLLAESGNCEKLLVSEGVLPPLIRILDSGSLVAREKAVISLQRLSMSADTARSIAGHGGIRPLIEVCQVGDSISQTAAAGALKNVSAVPEVRQSLVDEGIIGIMINLLDCGIVLGSKEYAAECLQHLTCSNESLRRSVVSEGGIRSLLAYLEGPLPQESAVGALKNLVGSVSTDTLISLGLLPCLVHVLKDGSLGVQQAAAASICKFSSTAETKRIVGEFGFIPLLVKMLEAKSNGAREVAAQAIASLMTYQHNGREVKKDEKSVPNLVQSLDPSPQNTAKKYAVSCLLSLSSSKKCRKMMISYGAIGYLKKLTDMDVPGAKKLLERLERGRLRSLFSRK, encoded by the exons ATGCAGCCGC ATCGGTGGGATCAACTGCAGCAGCGAGCCATGGTGGAAGAGACGGAGCCCATCGCCGCCGCCGTGGACGACTGTGAGGTCGCTGGATCGGCAGAGCATTGGCTCTCCCGCGCTCGTCTCCTCGTCCCCGTCGCTCTGGACAAGGCCAGGTCCGCCAAGGGCTTCCCCGGGCGGTGGAAGTCCATCGCCTCCAAGCTCGAGCGCGTGCCGCCGTGCCTCTCCGACCTTTCCAGCCACCCCTGCTTCGCTCGGCACCCCCTCTGCCGCGAGCTGGTCCAGTCTGTCGCCGCTACCCTCTCCGAGGCCGTCGAATTGGCCGACCGATGCCGCAGCGACGACGGCGCCTCCGTTGGGAAGCTCCAGATGCAGAGCGACCTCGATGCCCTCTCCGGAAAGCTCGACCTAAGTCTCCGGGACTGCGGCCTTCTCGTCAAGATCGGTGTCCTTGGCGATGCGGCGCTCCCTCCCCCCTCCGCCACCGGCGCGGGGCCTGCCGAGACGGAGTTCGCCAGCTGGAATCTCCGTGAGCTGCTCGCTCGCCTCCAGATCGGGCACGCCGAGGCGAAGCACCGGGCACTGGACGGGCTGTTGAGGGCGATGAGGGAGGATGAGAAGAGCGTGATGGCGGTCTTAGGCCGGAGCAGCGTGTCCGCCCTCGTACATCTGATGACGGCCACCTCTCTCAAGGTCAGGGAGAAGGCGGCCACCGCGGTTTGCTTGCTCGCCGAGTCAGGGAACTGCGAGAAACTGTTGGTCTCGGAAGGGGTGTTGCCGCCGCTGATCCGAATTTTGGACTCCGGCAGCTTAGTGGCCCGAGAAAAGGCGGTGATCTCCCTACAAAGGCTGTCCATGTCTGCTGACACCGCCCGTTCGATCGCCGGCCACGGTGGAATTCGCCCGCTGATCGAAGTCTGTCAGGTGGGCGATTCAATCTCTCAGACGGCAGCTGCGGGTGCGCTGAAGAACGTTTCTGCAGTGCCGGAGGTAAGGCAGAGTCTCGTAGACGAAGGAATCATTGGCATCATGATCAATCTGCTTGATTGCGGGATTGTGTTGGGATCGAAGGAGTATGCAGCTGAGTGTCTGCAGCACTTGACATGCAGCAACGAGAGTCTGAGGAGGTCGGTGGTGTCCGAGGGAGGGATTCGGAGCCTTCTGGCGTACCTCGAAGGACCCTTGCCGCAAGAATCAGCAGTTGGCGCATTAAAGAACCTGGTTGGTTCTGTATCCACGGATACCTTGATCTCGCTCGGCTTGCTTCCTTGCCTCGTTCATGTGTTGAAAGATGGATCTTTGGGGGTGCAGCAGGCCGCCGCAGCTTCCATTTGCAAGTTCTCCAGCACGGCAGAGACCAAGAGAATTGTTGGAGAGTTTGGTTTCATTCCCTTGCTGGTGAAGATGCTCGAGGCCAAGAGCAATGGCGCGAGGGAGGTCGCTGCACAAGCAATCGCTAGCTTGATGACCTATCAGCACAATGGTAGGGAGGTCAAGAAGGATGAGAAGAGCGTGCCAAATCTGGTTCAGTCGCTGGATCCCAGCCCTCAGAACACAGCAAAGAAGTACGCTGTATCATGCCTGCTGAGTCTGTCATCCAGCAAGAAGTGTAGGAAGATGATGATTTCCTACGGTGCAATCGGCTATCTCAAGAAGCTGACCGATATGGATGTTCCAGGCGCAAAGAAGTTGCTGGAGCGATTGGAACGAGGCAGATTGCGGAGCTTGTTTAGCAGGAAATAA
- the LOC135598532 gene encoding probable transcriptional regulator SLK2 isoform X2: MTGNGRSGLGPVSGDMNPGVLNSTGNSSGPSVGASSLITDANSALSGPQLRRSTSINNESYMHLPASPMSFSSNNISGSSMMDGSVMQQSLHQEQACNKQGASSATSEAMVQEPLNSTNTSKKARLDLKKDGIMQQQVIQQLLLRPDPVLQGHQNPQLQAILQQQRLAQLHQQHLMQSLPQMQQSPITVQQQQQQRHHMRQHAVEAVAPVERYVDSVIGSRRLMQYLFHQRHRPAANSILYWRKFVTEYFAPLAKKRWCLSLYENIGNHALGVFPQSAKDAWQCELCGLKSGKGFEATFEVLPRLFQIKFDRGLIDDNLFLGIPRECHLPSGIIVLEYEKVVHESVYEHLRVAREGKLRVTFTPELKILCWDFCARRHEEFLPRRVLATQVNQLLQVAQKYQTTVNENGSAGVSHQDLQASCNMFIAAGCQLAKSMEPQSLNELGFSKRYVRYLQISEVVNSMKDLIDFSQEHRIGPIDSLKNYTSQATAKLQRQTLQDSGQLMAGAHSLPSDQSMLNKVMGIQSGLNNHMNNNLVARRVLNSNQPSVMALNNYHNLLRSSPNSNQSMLPQEQLGLIGGPKQNNLHPSQVNQHLQQHVIQQMLQQVINNNRGGLQQSVGAPNANGLVAPEVPGGGITGVPVRMNPGSVGKGTEFLNMHGDMPNNSMGMVPSRSNSFKSVSSHPSISGNNLNSRADSTHNMDVPELGHIPKDFENGMFSGDPSDMGYGWKV; encoded by the exons ATGACAGGGAATGGGCGCTCCGGACTCGGGCCTGTGTCTGGTGACATGAACCCTGGTGTTCTTAACAGCACCGGAAACTCCTCTGGACCAAGCGTTGGAGCGAGCTCCCTCATCACTGACGCCAACTCTGCTCTCTCTGGTCCGCAGTTGCGGCGCAGCACCAGCATCAACAACGAATCCTatatgcacctcccagcctcgcccaTGTCATTCTCGTCGAACAACATCTCAGGTTCTTCAATGATGGATGGCTCCGTCATGCAGCAAAGCCTTCATCAAGAGCAGGCGTGCAACAAGCAAGGGGCGTCGAGTGCCACATCTGAGGCGATGGTGCAGGAGCCTCTCAATTCAACTAATACTTCAAAGAAAGCCAGGCTTGATTTGAAGAAGGACGGTATCATGCAGCAGCAGGTGATCCAGCAACTGCTGCTGAGACCCGATCCGGTGCTGCAGGGGCATCAGAATCCTCAACTGCAGGCCATATTACAACAGCAGAGATTAGCACAACTTCATCAGCAGCACCTAATGCAATCTTTACCTCAGATGCAGCAATCACCAATCACCgttcagcagcaacaacaacagagGCACCATATGCGGCAGCACGCTGTAGAGGCAGTTGCCCCTGTAGAACGCTATGTTGATAGTGTGATAGGTTCTCGTCGGCTCATGCAGTACTTGTTTCATCAACGACATCGCCCAGCT GCTAATTCTATACTGTACTGGAGGAAATTTGTCACAGAGTATTTTGCCCCACTAGCTAAGAAAAGGTGGTGTTTATCATTGTATGAGAATATTGGCAACCATGCTCTTGGTGTTTTCCCACAGTCTGCTAAG GATGCGTGGCAGTGTGAACTATGTGGTTTGAAATCTGGAAAAGGATTTG AGGCTACTTTTGAAGTACTTCCTCGGCTTTTCCAAATTAAATTTGATCGTGGGCTTATTGATGACAATCTATTTCTCGGCATACCTCGTGAGTGTCATTTGCCTTCAGGAATTATTGTGCTGGAGTATGAAAAAGTGGTTCATGAAAGTGTTTATGAACATCTACGTGTTGCTCGTGAGGGAAAACTTCGAGTGACATTCACTCCAGAACTGAAG ATACTATGTTGGGATTTCTGTGCTCGGCGTCATGAAGAATTTCTTCCTCGAAGAGTGCTAGCAACTCAG GTTAATCAACTGTTGCAAGTTGCTCAGAAATATCAAACTACTGTGAATGAAAATGGATCTGCTGGAGTCTCCCATCAAGATCTGCAAGCAAGCTGCAACAT GTTCATAGCAGCAGGTTGTCAACTTGCAAAAAGTATGGAACCACAGTCATTGAATGAATTAGGGTTCTCCAAAAGATACGTACGGTACTTACAG ATATCTGAGGTGGTAAATAGCATGAAAGACTTAATTGATTTTAGCCAGGAGCATAGGATTGGACCAATCG ATAGCTTGAAGAACTACACAAGTCAGGCTACAGCAAAGCTCCAAAGACAAACTTTGCAGGATTCAGGGCAACTGATGGCGGGTGCTCACAGTCTGCCATCTGACCAGAGCATGCTGAATAAAGTCATGGGCATCCAGTCAGGCTTAAACAATCATATGAACAATAACTTGGTAGCTAGACGTGTTCTTAACAGCAACCAACCGAGTGTTATGGCACTGAACAATTACCATAACCTACTGAGAAGTTCTCCCAATTCGAATCAGAGTATGCTACCACAGGAACAATTGGGCCTTATCGGTGGTCCCAAACAG AATAATCTGCATCCCTCCCAGGTGAACCAACACTTGCAGCAACATGTAATTCAACAAATGCTGCAACAAGTGATAAATAACAATAGGGGTGGACTGCAACAGTCTGTCGGTGCTCCCAATGCCAATGGTTTGGTAGCTCCAGAGGTACCTGGAGGTGGCATTACCGGCGTTCCAGTCAGAATGAACCCTGGGTCTGTTGGAAAAGGTACCGAGTTTCTCAATATGCACGGTGACATGCCTAATAATTCCATGGGAATGGTGCCAAGCAGAAGCAACAGTTTTAAATCTGTTTCCAGCCACCCTAGCATCAGCGGCAACAATCTTAATTCTAGAGCGGATTCGACACACAACATGGATGTGCCAGAACTCGGACACATTCCTAAAGACTTTGAGAACGGAATGTTCAGTGGTGATCCCAGTGACATGGGATATGGTTGGAAGGTTTAG
- the LOC135598530 gene encoding ARMADILLO BTB ARABIDOPSIS PROTEIN 1-like isoform X2, with product MVEETEPIAAAVDDCEVAGSAEHWLSRARLLVPVALDKARSAKGFPGRWKSIASKLERVPPCLSDLSSHPCFARHPLCRELVQSVAATLSEAVELADRCRSDDGASVGKLQMQSDLDALSGKLDLSLRDCGLLVKIGVLGDAALPPPSATGAGPAETEFASWNLRELLARLQIGHAEAKHRALDGLLRAMREDEKSVMAVLGRSSVSALVHLMTATSLKVREKAATAVCLLAESGNCEKLLVSEGVLPPLIRILDSGSLVAREKAVISLQRLSMSADTARSIAGHGGIRPLIEVCQVGDSISQTAAAGALKNVSAVPEVRQSLVDEGIIGIMINLLDCGIVLGSKEYAAECLQHLTCSNESLRRSVVSEGGIRSLLAYLEGPLPQESAVGALKNLVGSVSTDTLISLGLLPCLVHVLKDGSLGVQQAAAASICKFSSTAETKRIVGEFGFIPLLVKMLEAKSNGAREVAAQAIASLMTYQHNGREVKKDEKSVPNLVQSLDPSPQNTAKKYAVSCLLSLSSSKKCRKMMISYGAIGYLKKLTDMDVPGAKKLLERLERGRLRSLFSRK from the coding sequence ATGGTGGAAGAGACGGAGCCCATCGCCGCCGCCGTGGACGACTGTGAGGTCGCTGGATCGGCAGAGCATTGGCTCTCCCGCGCTCGTCTCCTCGTCCCCGTCGCTCTGGACAAGGCCAGGTCCGCCAAGGGCTTCCCCGGGCGGTGGAAGTCCATCGCCTCCAAGCTCGAGCGCGTGCCGCCGTGCCTCTCCGACCTTTCCAGCCACCCCTGCTTCGCTCGGCACCCCCTCTGCCGCGAGCTGGTCCAGTCTGTCGCCGCTACCCTCTCCGAGGCCGTCGAATTGGCCGACCGATGCCGCAGCGACGACGGCGCCTCCGTTGGGAAGCTCCAGATGCAGAGCGACCTCGATGCCCTCTCCGGAAAGCTCGACCTAAGTCTCCGGGACTGCGGCCTTCTCGTCAAGATCGGTGTCCTTGGCGATGCGGCGCTCCCTCCCCCCTCCGCCACCGGCGCGGGGCCTGCCGAGACGGAGTTCGCCAGCTGGAATCTCCGTGAGCTGCTCGCTCGCCTCCAGATCGGGCACGCCGAGGCGAAGCACCGGGCACTGGACGGGCTGTTGAGGGCGATGAGGGAGGATGAGAAGAGCGTGATGGCGGTCTTAGGCCGGAGCAGCGTGTCCGCCCTCGTACATCTGATGACGGCCACCTCTCTCAAGGTCAGGGAGAAGGCGGCCACCGCGGTTTGCTTGCTCGCCGAGTCAGGGAACTGCGAGAAACTGTTGGTCTCGGAAGGGGTGTTGCCGCCGCTGATCCGAATTTTGGACTCCGGCAGCTTAGTGGCCCGAGAAAAGGCGGTGATCTCCCTACAAAGGCTGTCCATGTCTGCTGACACCGCCCGTTCGATCGCCGGCCACGGTGGAATTCGCCCGCTGATCGAAGTCTGTCAGGTGGGCGATTCAATCTCTCAGACGGCAGCTGCGGGTGCGCTGAAGAACGTTTCTGCAGTGCCGGAGGTAAGGCAGAGTCTCGTAGACGAAGGAATCATTGGCATCATGATCAATCTGCTTGATTGCGGGATTGTGTTGGGATCGAAGGAGTATGCAGCTGAGTGTCTGCAGCACTTGACATGCAGCAACGAGAGTCTGAGGAGGTCGGTGGTGTCCGAGGGAGGGATTCGGAGCCTTCTGGCGTACCTCGAAGGACCCTTGCCGCAAGAATCAGCAGTTGGCGCATTAAAGAACCTGGTTGGTTCTGTATCCACGGATACCTTGATCTCGCTCGGCTTGCTTCCTTGCCTCGTTCATGTGTTGAAAGATGGATCTTTGGGGGTGCAGCAGGCCGCCGCAGCTTCCATTTGCAAGTTCTCCAGCACGGCAGAGACCAAGAGAATTGTTGGAGAGTTTGGTTTCATTCCCTTGCTGGTGAAGATGCTCGAGGCCAAGAGCAATGGCGCGAGGGAGGTCGCTGCACAAGCAATCGCTAGCTTGATGACCTATCAGCACAATGGTAGGGAGGTCAAGAAGGATGAGAAGAGCGTGCCAAATCTGGTTCAGTCGCTGGATCCCAGCCCTCAGAACACAGCAAAGAAGTACGCTGTATCATGCCTGCTGAGTCTGTCATCCAGCAAGAAGTGTAGGAAGATGATGATTTCCTACGGTGCAATCGGCTATCTCAAGAAGCTGACCGATATGGATGTTCCAGGCGCAAAGAAGTTGCTGGAGCGATTGGAACGAGGCAGATTGCGGAGCTTGTTTAGCAGGAAATAA